Below is a window of Virgibacillus sp. NKC19-3 DNA.
GAATAAGAATGCAATTGATTTAATTCGTGGGAAAACGAAAACGATCGGAGTCATTCTTCCATACAACAACAATCCGGCTTTTGATCAACTACTAAATGGTATTCTGAATAAAGCTTTGGAAAATGATTTTTTGATAACCATGCTTCCGTCAAAATATGACCAAGAAAAAGAATTGGAATACCTGGAGAAATTAAAAAGCAAGCTATTTGACGGGATCATTATTACATCAAGGGCGAATGACTGGGAAACCATTATCCCTTATAGCGCGTTTGGACCAATCGTATCTTGTGAATATGTACAGCATCATGAAATTGGTTGTTCCTACACAGAACGTTATTCCTCTTTTCTAGATACCTTTCAATTGCTAAAAAATAAGGGACATCATGCAGTCGCTTTTACAACAGCCAGAATAGATAGCAACAGTACAAAGAAAATCATACAAGCGTATCGCGAAGTTTTTGGTGAGATTCCACCCGGTTATCATATTTCCAATTGTCAATGTTTAGAAGATGGATGTGACGCGGGCAAACAATTTTTGCGATTGTCGGAAAGGCCGACTGCGATTTATGCAAATGGAGATGAAGTAGCCAGTGGAGTATATTTGAATGTAAAAGCGAAGAAATGGGGTATTCCTAAGGATTTAGCGATTATTGGTCAAGAAAATCAGTCTGTTGGAATTGGTTTAGGGCTGACAACAGTAGATCATCAGCTGACAAAAATCGGCGAGCAAGCTTGCAGTTTAATTATAAAGAAATCGAATAAAAAAGTGGAAATCCCCTATCGAATTATTGAGCGAGATTCTGTTTGAACAGGGACAAAGCAGGGATAAGCTCCTTATCCCATTTAAGGCTGCTTGGGACAAGGAACCTGTCCCTGTGTCCCCCTGTCCCTGTGTCCCCCGAAATATGGGCTTTTTCGTTGGCAGTAGAAATGATAAAAACTTTCTTCCTCCATAAGTGTGGGAGGGAGGCCAAAGAAAAGAGAATGGAAAGCATATGATTTCCATCCTCCGTCATTTACTCTCGCAATCCGTTTGATACGCGTTCGCCGAGTTCACGGGAAGCAAGAGAAAAGTATTCGAGTGCCTTGGCTTGATAGTCTCGTCGTATTCCTGTCAGGGCGGAGACAAGATTGGCGACAAGGTGAGATTTTCCTGTTTGCGATAACGATTGATAGAAATCGCCTGCTTGTGAAAAATCATCTTGCTTTTCTATATCCGAACGCACGAGTTTCCCTTCTACATATCTG
It encodes the following:
- a CDS encoding LacI family DNA-binding transcriptional regulator codes for the protein MANINDIAKLAGVSVSTVSRVLNNHKYVSDEKREAVLKVMEEKKYTPNKNAIDLIRGKTKTIGVILPYNNNPAFDQLLNGILNKALENDFLITMLPSKYDQEKELEYLEKLKSKLFDGIIITSRANDWETIIPYSAFGPIVSCEYVQHHEIGCSYTERYSSFLDTFQLLKNKGHHAVAFTTARIDSNSTKKIIQAYREVFGEIPPGYHISNCQCLEDGCDAGKQFLRLSERPTAIYANGDEVASGVYLNVKAKKWGIPKDLAIIGQENQSVGIGLGLTTVDHQLTKIGEQACSLIIKKSNKKVEIPYRIIERDSV